In a genomic window of Cuculus canorus isolate bCucCan1 chromosome 4, bCucCan1.pri, whole genome shotgun sequence:
- the UTP3 gene encoding something about silencing protein 10, translating to MRTRRGTVLRPPPAPSHRGHGRDEAPERDLDLDPEQEQDEEEAQEEAQFRAVMAALESGDEAGDSEEEDEEEVLGLQLPQEDSEEEEDGDGEEEEDEEEEAQGLDLFLDHSAEEVGEDEEEEDGEDEEDGYDQEEDGVEDGDDVEDEDGDLSMESDLEERRDDTKLPNEFSWGQRKQLYYDTDYGSDAQAKGKCNQQEVDAEEEEEEQEAQVIQRRLVQDLGEDDYGLDVIQGYLTEQQKTHDSKGQKIDKDLQVLSKKEQLKLLKQESPEILQLIEDFEVKLMELKDELHPLLQMVKNGTIPQGKGSRYLQTKYHLYLNYCANISFYLVLKSKRMPVHSHPVIERLVAYRSIINDLAVIDQKLSPQVRMLLKNYYDKKENKLRKEKKFAVFLPLDVRKNKSKRTPGLANAQASADEQSEASDLDEEAALKYYKMMEEKLKLKRKRLEDKEEEEEAVLEGEDPNKKRGVTYQMIKNKGLTPKRKKIDRNPRVKHREKFRRAKIRRKGQVREVRRELERYAGELSGIRAGVKKSRKLQ from the coding sequence ATGAGGACCCGGCGCGGCACTGTCCTGCGGCCGCCCCCGGCCCCGAGCCACCGCGGCCATGGGCGGGACGAGGCGCCCGAGCGGGACCTGGACCTGGACCCGGAGCAGGAGCAGGACGAGGAGGAGGCGCAGGAGGAGGCGCAGTTCCGGGCGGTGATGGCGGCCCTGGAGAGCGGGGACGAGGCTGGGGACagcgaggaggaggatgaagaggaggtgctggggctgcagctgccccaggaggacagcgaggaggaggaggatggggacggtgaggaagaagaagacgaggaggaggaggcacagGGGTTGGATCTTTTCCTGGACCACAGTGCAGAGGAGGTTGGAGaagacgaggaggaggaggatggagaagacgAGGAGGATGGATATGACCAGGAGGAGGACGGAGttgaggatggagatgatgttgaagatgaagatggagaTCTGTCCATGGAAAGCGACTTGGAGGAACGCCGTGACGATACCAAGCTCCCCAATGAGTTCTCCTGGGGCCAACGTAAGCAGCTCTACTACGACACAGACTACGGGAGCGATGCCCAGGCCAAAGGCAAGTGCAACCAACAAGAAGTCgatgctgaggaggaggaagaggagcaggaggctCAGGTCATCCAGAGGCGGTTAGTGCAGGACTTGGGGGAAGATGATTACGGGCTGGATGTGATCCAGGGCTACCTGACTGAGCAGCAGAAAACCCACGATAGCAAGGGACAAAAGATTGACAAGGATTTACAGGTCCTCTCCaagaaggagcagctgaagctgcTGAAACAGGAGTCCCCTGAAATCCTGCAGCTGATTGAGGACTTTGAGGTCAAGTTAATGGAGCTCAAAGATGAACTGCATCCCCTGCTGCAGATGGTCAAAAATGGCACAATCCCACAGGGGAAGGGCAGCCGCTATCTGCAAACCAAGTATCATCTCTACTTGAATTACTGTGCCAATATCAGTTTCTATTTGGTGTTGAAGTCCAAGAGGATGCCGGTTCACAGCCACCCTGTTATCGAACGGCTGGTTGCTTATAGGAGTATAATCAACGACCTTGCTGTTATAGATCAAAAGTTATCCCCCCAGGTTCGTATGCTTCTGAAAAACTACtatgataaaaaggaaaataaattacggaaggagaagaaatttgcagtgtttctcccactggacgttaggaaaaacaaatcaaaacgCACTCCTGGGCTTGCTAATGCCCAGGCTAGTGCTGATGAACAATCAGAGGCGTCAGACCTGGATGAAGAGGCTGCTCTAAAATACTATAAGATGatggaggagaagctgaaactcaagagaaaaagacttgaagacaaagaagaagaagaagaagcagtGTTAGAAGGAGAGGATCCAAACAAAAAGAGAGGTGTGACCTATCAGATGATCAAGAACAAAGGCCTCACACCTAAAAGGAAGAAGATTGATCGCAACCCCAGGGTCAAGCATCGGGAGAAGTTTCGGCGCGCCAAGATTCGCCGCAAGGGCCAGGTCCGTGAGGTTCGGAGGGAATTGGAGAGATATGCCGGGGAGCTGTCTGGCATCCGCGCTGGAGTTAAGAAGAGCCGGAAGCTTCAGTGA
- the JCHAIN gene encoding immunoglobulin J chain — MTSSSWLCLALAIFSGFVLVAGYRQDSDNKEYVLVNNKCQCVTVTSKFIPSKENPDEEILERNIRILVPLKARENISDPQSPLRTKFVYRMTELCRKCNPVEIELGGEIYQAQQSTSCNEPETCYTYDRNKCYTTTFPFLHDGKVEHVKAALTPESCYTD; from the exons ATGACGAGCTCTTCATGGCTGTGCCTGGCCTTGGCCATCTTTTCGGGCTTTGTCCTTGTGGCAG GTTATCGACAGGACTCTGACAATAAAGAGTATGTGCTGGTCAATAACAAGTGTCAGTGTGTAACAGTGACCTCAAAGTTCATCCCCTCCAAAGAAAATCCTGATGAAGAAATCCTGGAGAGAAACATACGCATCCT AGTCCCCCTGAAGGCTCGGGAGAACATCTCTGACCCCCAGTCACCCCTCAGAACGAAATTTGTCTACCGCATGACTGAGCT ctgcagaaaatgcaaTCCTGTAGAGATAGAGCTGGGTGGTGAGATATACCAGGCCCAGCAGAGCACCTCCTGCAACGAACCCGAAACCTGCTATACCTATGACAGGAACAAGTGCTACACCACAACCTTCCCATTCCTCCACGATGGAAAGGTAGAACATGTTAAAGCAGCTCTGACACCAGAATCCTGCTACACCGATTAG